CGGCGCTGAAGCAGGGCCGCAACCAGGCGACCTTCGATGATGACACCACTCAGCACGCCACGCGGCTGTTGATCGCCGTGGACCAGGCCGTCCAGGGCCACGACGCCGCCGTCCACGAGGCCATGCAGGCGGCCCTGGACTTCATGCTGCGCGCCCAGCACGAGAGCGGCGGCTGGCCGCAGCGCTACCCGCCGGCGGCGCGGGGCTACGGCGACTTCTTCACCTTCAATGACAACAGCATCGCCGACTGCGCTGACGTGATGGTGATCGCCTTCAAGGCCTACGGCGACGAGCGCTACCGGGAGGCCGTGCGCAAGTGTGGCGACTTCATCATCCGGACGCAACTGCCGGCCCCCCAGGCCACGTGGGCCCAGCAGTACGACATGGACCTCAGGCCGGCGTGGGCGCGGAAGTTCGAGCCCCCGGCCGCTTGCGGCGGCGAGAGCGTTGGCGTGATGCGCCTGCTCATCACCATCGCCCTGTTCACGGGCGAGGACAGATACCTCAAGCCCCTGCCGGCGGCGTTCGACTGGTTCAAGCGCTCGGTGCTGCCGAATGGCCAGTGGGCGCGCTTCTACGAGCTGAAGACCAACCGCCCCCTGTACTTCACCCGCGACACGTACTGGCTGACCTACTCCGATGCGGACATGCCGACCCACTACTCATTCAAGAGCAACTGGAACCCGGCTCGCGTCGAGGCTCAGTACACCGAGATCACACAGAAAGGGCTGACGCAAGCCCAGGCCGACCGTGAGCCGAAGCCTCTGACCGCC
The sequence above is a segment of the bacterium genome. Coding sequences within it:
- a CDS encoding pectate lyase; protein product: MMRAIAAALLLLCVVSTAGAVDQALVTQANEALAKATTYLTTRVASGGGYGGVYLPDLSDQWGEGHITRPQNWVQPPGSPSTGFAFLRAWEATGQQPYLDAAVQVAHSLVRTQLECGGWDYVVDHSPEGPRRWYYRTNRNSADPALKQGRNQATFDDDTTQHATRLLIAVDQAVQGHDAAVHEAMQAALDFMLRAQHESGGWPQRYPPAARGYGDFFTFNDNSIADCADVMVIAFKAYGDERYREAVRKCGDFIIRTQLPAPQATWAQQYDMDLRPAWARKFEPPAACGGESVGVMRLLITIALFTGEDRYLKPLPAAFDWFKRSVLPNGQWARFYELKTNRPLYFTRDTYWLTYSDADMPTHYSFKSNWNPARVEAQYTEITQKGLTQAQADREPKPLTAEQRARAAEAMEPRVREALAAQDAQGGWITTSGPNVEQGQPRLDMQTVQSRMKTLSDYLKLVNGR